CTTGTGCTATCGACGAGGTCACTGGTaccacatgttttttttattatttattttgtgcacgagagtttttttttttaattcttggcTCCACCAAGAATTCTCGCGTGTACGAGCCTCAAGTAAATGACGTCACGCTAAGGGCAAGCACATTTTTTTGCGCCACGCGAGATGCGAAAACTTTGCCATTCTCTGAGCTTTGCACCCTGACGGTCGGCAGTAAGGACGCAGCTTCGCCGCATGGATTCTCTTCCACGTCGCATTAGCCTATGACGCCTGGTTGCCatcatagagtttcctacaataatcacTTGGGGGAACTCAGGCGCTGCCATCGTTGccatcgttcagccaccatgggaattatgggcagcacatggatttgtctgacaTTTATGCTATGGGGCTTCAATTGGTCTTGTGgtttcgtttattacgctttatctgggccTGAATTGGCTTAAACTTCAAAACATTTTATACTTTTATTAATTAAGAAGCTAATAACACTCTACAAGCACCCATGATCGATGCTAATTGCAGTGCttccgcttgtccatgcgtccgcggcgtaatggtttcaatacgGCGCTTCTGTGCAAGATGTCTGTGTTTGAATCCtcccgtcggacaattttaataacgTTCATTTAATTATCTATAACGCAGTACTTTCATAAATACGATAACTTGCAACGTCATGAAGCCATTTAAAGGCAGaaagacgaagtttaggcaaatccatgtactacccaacATTCCCAATGCTGACTGAACTGCCCTGCGCGAAGCTCCAGTAGACACTATactgagcttgaggtcgcgggtttgattccggtGGTGGATACCTCATTCCGATGGaggaggaatgcaaaaacgctagtgtaccgtgcattgggtgcatagCGCCATTGTTCCCTCTAGCcgttgtatgaaactctatggttgccACCTACTgcttcctttacaatggcgccaATTAACAATGCTGCTGCGTTAAGCGCAGCAGAAAGGCAGCAACGTCGACAGGCGACTGTCATGAAAGTGACCGCGTTAGACCAGCGATACACACGCCAGCGGGAAGCACATGCGTTCGCGCGTACCTGGCGTGCACTACGAACTGTGCCTCTCGTATTCGTGAAGCTAAGCGCGTCGCCAGTTACCAGGCTGCCAAAGACACTTCCGAGCAAGGCCAAAATGCTCCTACCTTCGGCAAAGCCGCTCGGcaacaggacgccgcgcgccaagcGAAGCCGCAAGAAAGCCCAAGGTCTCGACGCGTTCAAAGACATGCAGTGAAGCCATGTTTCCCCGGAAATTATCATCATCTGTGTCCAGGTGTTACATCAGTTACTTCAGCTGTCACAAGATTGCTGATGGTCGTGTCGGCGTTAGTCGTCGGAAATGGGGAAGATGTGGCATTAGGCGTCAACGTGAGTTCATCCACGTCAAAGGATGACATGCTGGCCCAATAGCGAAAGACACTGTGCAAATTTATGATCTTGTATTTCTTAACCTCCAACAAAGCTGCAAATATGTCtatgaagacacgtttcactttcatgCTGGGTGATTCCATGTAAGATCGAACAAAGGACGGCCGGTCGACCTTTTAAATTTAGTTCAAAATTTTATATAGTGTTGCCTGATGAGTGGAAAGAAGAGATCCGCAATGGGTTTTGCTGCCAAAAATTTTTTTGAAGCAGCGCGAACCACTAATGACGAAGTGGAAGAATGCCACGCTTACCTGTTCTGCTGTTTTGGCCAACTTTAGTtatgaattacacaaaatatattaAAGTTAAGTAGCTGAAATTTCTCTAAATAATTATATGCATGTTTTTGCTTGTGTTCAGTTATTTTTGGTTTTTGTGGATAGTGTAGATGTTTTTATAAAAAACCTCAATATCGGCCCAGGAAACGTTTGTTTGTCTACTTTGCAGGTCTTTATCTCAAAAAAAGCTTGTGGTAGAGCGGCAAGAATTCCGCATTCCGTTCtaagcatacttatttaccaAACGGCTAAAGCTTATATTTATATCACTTTTCATTAAAGAGATATTACCGGTgtaacttcaagaaaacaccgaacaatgtaaatttctgatgacaattaaaaaaaacaccattTTTGATATTACTTAAACTTTGCTCACTTATTCTCCTCTACATCAGCTTTCATAATcattaaaaacatattgcataattttgttccattcGTAGTTACAGCACGTCGAATAAGGCCCCTACGCAAGGCTCAGCGCACCATGCAGGTCTGAAGATTCTATGACATTTGTGATCGCGTACGACCTTTGAATTTTGGCATGATATTGTATCCAGTCATTTATGCCTTAACGCTGCAAATTAGCTGTGGGACAAACCGTAGTGAATGATTCAGAATCAGTTTTGTACGCGTGGGGTTCCTGGTTGCGCTGCGGCATCGGAGAGCACACAGACGTTTTGCGCAATTAACCTCTACGAAAACGCACTCAGAAATCGATACCCAGCTTTGATAACCCAAAAATAGGATAAAATTCAATAAGCAAGCAACTGTATTCCAAATAATCTTTagcgtaatgaaaaaaaaatgtgaaggtAATGGAGAACCGCTTTATTAAAACAGAATTTGTTTCTGGGCTGCAATCGTTTATTCGAATGATTCAAGAACGCTGATTTCCTTCATTCCTGCAGGTACACATAGTTTCTTCCATGCAGACCCGGCTATGCGTGCCACGTACAATTCAGGAGATGCTTCCGTTGACCTGGATAGCTGCCAGGCATGCCAAGACTGAATGCCATGGAAGGCGGGCACTTTCATCCACTCATCCTTCTTTAAGTCGCGGAAGGCAacaacttctttttcttcaagaTGTATTAGATGCACacctttcagtttttctgttaaaATTGTTACAAAGTCTCTGGCGGCCCGAATTGCACTTTCAGGGCTTGTTCTCAAGTTGTTGAGCATTGCTTGATGCTTGGCAAGTCCTCCAACTCCGTCGCACGCGTTTTTCCCGTGTCCAGTTGCTGAAAATATCCATTGGGTATTGGGACAATCGCTCTTTCCGAACTCGTAAAGGCGGTATCTATTTTTGAAATGACTGGCGGCTCCATCACTCACATACGTCACCTTGGAGTACACCGGCAGGTTATCGTCCACCCATTCTGTCGCTTTCTTTAGAGCCAAGCAGGCGTGAGCGGAGTCGTGGTTCAAGTCGTCACTAACAATAGCGAAACTCTCCGTAGATTTTTTCGTTGTTACCACGCATGTAAACACGGATACTTGCTGCTTTTTCCAGTGGTATGCCTGAACTTCGTCAGGAAGCACGACAGTCCAGTTTTCGGCAAAATCAAAGTGGAATACAATGCTCCCACGCTGTGTACATTGCTTTTCCTCGTAGATAGCTTTGCCTTGTGTCTTCCTGATGTGGTTGTGCACGATCCACTTTGCCACTAGAACCCGAAGATGATTCAAAAAAGTATCAGCATCCAAAACCTTTTTCACAAGGTCGCCTGCCTCCCACGTCGCTAGgagtatttcttcttcttctgggatATTAAGTTCCTCCACTGTCAGGGACCCGCCTTTTAGACACTGATTGCATTCGCCTAAAAGGCACTGTGCTGATGACGGAATGCAAATGAATGCGGAGTGAAGGTCATCAGAATTGATTCTGTGGCCAGTAATGTTCTCAAGAGCGGCAAGGCAAAGTTTATAGTTGGCGCAAATGACACAAACGCACACATCATGCTGGGGACAACATTTTACCCAGCGCGGTCGCAAGGTGTAGAATTTTGATAGGCCAATGCCCGAATCAGGATGGTCGTCTTTGTATATGCGGAATGCCTCTCTAATAGATCTGGTCATGAAACGCTTTGTTACTAACACTTTTTCTCCATCGATCGTAACCGACAAGACATCCTTTCTGTTAGGGCTTTGTCTCGAGCATTCCAACTCGTCCTTCGTGTAGTACTCACGTGCCGCAGATACGCACTCAGGGCTCACCTTGTGCCTGGTGAAAGGATCCGGCCGGTACCACACACCgtgattttctttcaatttcctgGACTTGTTTATTTCATACATCGATGCTTCAGGAATAAGCTTCTTAATCTCATGTTTAGCTAGTGTTGATGGAAGGAGAGTCAGAAGTTGATAACGTTCCTGGGGTGTCGTCGACGCTGCATAGGCTTGCCGAAAGCTTTCTGTCCACTGCTCGCAGAAGGAGCACTTTCTTTCGGCTGAATTTCCAGATGCATCACATTGGTTGTACGCCCGCCGTATCTTGTTGCGAACATTTTCCGCTACCGCCTTCTGCAcctcactttgttttcttttgatgtAAGTAGGCCTGTCCCGACTTCTCACTGCGCCTggacgtttcaaaggggacacgcAGGTAGTCGCAATGATCTGGTTGACGATGTTGATTTCTGCTTCAGGGGGCATAAAAATGTCATCGCTCAACTGTGTGTTCCGTGAGGATATTTCATTGCAGAAGTAGCGAAAGCACGGGTAGCACAAGTAGTCATTCTCTTTGAGAGTTACTGATGTTTCGGATGTTAAAAGTTGCTCCAAAGCATTAACGTCTACGTCGGTAACTCTGCGAAAATTTCGCTTCTTTGCAATGAGCTTCTTGTGCTTAGAAAGGTAGTCTGCACAATACACTCGCTCAGAGCTATATTTTGCCGCCATGAGACGCACATGAACAGTAGAGTAAGAGCAAAGCACAAGTACTATCGGTGTCGAATGAAGTGTGAACAGCGGATCGATTCAGGCTATCTCCTGTCAGGCCATCTGCTGTTCAGGCCGTCTGCTGTTcaggccatagagtttctcactataacaccttgagggtaaactggcgccaccgtctatgcgagtttcttatagggcgccgtgccctcatagGAATGACCGGATATGTGTCTGctaggcttgtgttggctggtgttgaacaaggcttcgtctaaaacgtggatatggctacacaaataatgcgttattaaagtaaaatctacataaaaggctttcattcacccatattacatatctcaataaagtttactcacctacaatgccgaatgaagtgaagaaaagcaagaagagacgacaagttgttccaaagcaagcgacaatcttgtcgtctgccctccaactttagcggccagctgatactttttacgtttcatataattgtgcatccaatagtaagtcctcaaaattaaacaacatatgtttttgtgtaataataaagctaaagcagttttttacgtgctattttagcaggaaatgaatgtttgtgacagacggaacggtgctagccaggcacgtcttccaggcgttctggctctccaagaacgatgccaatccgaagtcacgatataccggcattcccatggataccacagcgcagcagcgccagttctccctctaggtaatatagtgagaaactctatggttcagGCAGTCTGCTGCCGTCATCTGAGAtaggcgcgcacatccggttaccgatagttttgcttttgtttcccttGGCATTCTACATCTTGATTTGCCACTGGAGTGCCACGTTAATACTTTCCACCTTTTTCGGTACTACTGGCCtttcaagaaaaagaaatccaATCCTACCTGCATTCTAAACACTTAGCGGGCAAGAAGTCGGATCTACAACAATTGCCTATCCGTGCGTAAGGACCTCATTCGACGTGCTGTAACTACgaatggaacaaaattatgcaatatgtttttaatgATTATGAAAGCTGACGTGGAGGAGAATAAGTGGACAAAGTTTAAGTAATATCAAAAATGGTGGTTTTTTTTATTGTCATCAGAAATTTTCATTATtcggtgttttcttgaagttacACCGGTAATATCTCTTTATCGAAAAGTGATATAAATATAAGCTTTAGCAGTTTGGTAAGTAAGTATGCTTAGAACGGAATGCGGAATTCTCTTGCCGCTCTACCACAAGCCTTTTTTGAGATAAAGACCTGCAAAGTAGACAAACAAACGTTTCCTGGGCCGATTTTGAGGTTTTTTATAAAAACATCTACACTacccacaaaaacaaaaaataactgaACACATGCAAAAATATGCATATAATTATCTAGAGAAATTTTAGCTACGTAACTTtaatatattttgtgtaattcaCAGCCAAAGTTGGCCAAAACAGCAGAGCAGGTAAGCGCGGCACTCCACCTCTTCGTCATTACTGATTTGCGGTGCTTCgaaaaaatttttggcagcaAAACAAATTGCGGATCTCTTCTTTCCACTCATCAGGCAACAATATGTAAAATTTTGAACTAAATTTGAAAGGTCGACCGGCCATCCTTTGTTCGATCATACATGGAATCTCCCTGCTATGACCGATTCCTATGAAAAAAGGGATGAATAAATTTTACCGTTTATCTGCATTACAttttccgaggggggggggggttattttaTATGTGTCCACTAAGTGGACTAACCATTTTAGCGCGCGCTGAATGGATGTTAGGCACTGCTGTTGGCAACGCGGCCGGCGCGGGGATGGTCAATTCAGGAAGGAATTTACGCAACAAAtgatttgtgaattttaaatTAGACATCTTCCTGCGCGTCAGAACAACT
The DNA window shown above is from Dermacentor silvarum isolate Dsil-2018 chromosome 1, BIME_Dsil_1.4, whole genome shotgun sequence and carries:
- the LOC125944137 gene encoding uncharacterized protein LOC125944137 codes for the protein MTRSIREAFRIYKDDHPDSGIGLSKFYTLRPRWVKCCPQHDVCVCVICANYKLCLAALENITGHRINSDDLHSAFICIPSSAQCLLGECNQCLKGGSLTVEELNIPEEEEILLATWEAGDLVKKVLDADTFLNHLRVLVAKWIVHNHIRKTQGKAIYEEKQCTQRGSIVFHFDFAENWTVVLPDEVQAYHWKKQQVSVFTCVVTTKKSTESFAIVSDDLNHDSAHACLALKKATEWVDDNLPVYSKVTYVSDGAASHFKNRYRLYEFGKSDCPNTQWIFSATGHGKNACDGVGGLAKHQAMLNNLRTSPESAIRAARDFVTILTEKLKGVHLIHLEEKEVVAFRDLKKDEWMKVPAFHGIQSWHAWQLSRSTEASPELYVARIAGSAWKKLCVPAGMKEISVLESFE